One Littorina saxatilis isolate snail1 linkage group LG1, US_GU_Lsax_2.0, whole genome shotgun sequence genomic window carries:
- the LOC138983838 gene encoding uncharacterized protein, with product MEPFGETLEQILEQTLEETLEETLEEIHRKRQIGGDTPSFGETLEQTLEETLEETLEEIHWRRQIGGDTPSVRPSARSSFGETLEQTLEETLEETLEEIHWRRQIGGDTPSFGETLEQTLEETLEETLEEIHWRRQIGGDTPSVRPPARPCSFSWCGCGFAAAALLLMLMLVLLQFGETLEQTLEETLEETLEEIHWRRQIGGDTPSFGETLEQTLEETLEETLEEIHWRRQIGGDTPSVRPPARP from the exons atggagcCA tttggagAAACACTGGAGCAGATCCTGGagcagacactggaggagacactggaggagacactggaggagatacATAGGAAGAGACAAATTGGAGGAGACacaccgtcc tttggagaaacactggagcagaccttggaggagacactggaggagacactggaggagatacATTGGAGGAGACAAATTGGAGGAGACacaccgtccgtccgtccgtccgcccgcTCGTCC tttggagaaacactggagcagaccttggaggagacactggaggagacactggaggagatacATTGGAGGAGACAAATTGGAGGAGACacaccgtcc tttggagaaacactggagcagaccttggaggagacactggaggagacactggaggagatacATTGGAGGAGACAAATTGGAGGAGACACACCGTCCGTTCGTCCGCCCGCTCGTCC GTGTTCTTTCTCTTGGTGCGGTTgtggttttgctgctgctgctctgctattgatgctgatgttggtgttgttgcagtttggagaaacactggagcagaccttggaggagacactggaggagacactggaggagatacATTGGAGGAGACAAATTGGAGGAGACacaccgtcc tttggagaaacactggagcagaccttggaggagacactggaggagacactggaggagatacATTGGAGGAGACAAATTGGAGGAGACACACCGTCCGTTCGTCCGCCCGCTCGTCCGTGA